From the Billgrantia sulfidoxydans genome, one window contains:
- a CDS encoding heavy metal translocating P-type ATPase, which produces MTPTSDSPTTRRAEALYSVQGLWCTSCALAVEAQLKRLPGIGAASVHYPSATLLVEGEPEALDEPRLAAAVRRLGYRLGPPEAVADAEARLDAESRYLTLRLLMAVAFGMWTMLASLLIYVGAMPSPRLELVMAWVSGAFALPVVSYVAFPFYRAGWRTARARRPGMDALVSLGALTAVGVSLWLLSRGSAEVYFDTAVMLVTLLLVGRLVETLCRHRGLRALQALHQPPAEVQRWGRNGWQPCPLAAVAVGDRLRIERGETLPLDGILQDDEALLDLAPLTGESAPRRCLPGDAVAAGCRNLGAALVLEVSAAMGECRLDRLREQMWWQQARKGELQRLADRFAGWLSPLAVVLALLTLVATWLAGVPTEESWVRALSVLVVACPCAVGLAIPLAGLAGSGQALERGVVMRDPGAFETLARIRSAAFDKTGTLTAGEPQVQAMHTVAGLPDAELLALASVAARGSEHPLARAVRRYVQDVQDIKDARGAQDAGAGGELEVVQAEEVGGRGRRVSLGDGRELLLGSRAWLAAQGVATEQAADSGESEVLLACDGTVLARFTLGETALPGTAETLAELRRHGLALALISGDRAPAVRRLADAVGMKAEECYAGRSPEAKAKLLAAMPQPSLYVGDGLNDVVGLATASVGVAPLGANSTVQEGASVALLKPGVGGVEVAWSLARRTRRVMRQNLVLSGVYNLLALGLAVAMPIPPLVAVLAMVASSLSVVANSARLAWGEDEACGAREDGQLTERLAAAP; this is translated from the coding sequence ATGACGCCGACTTCCGACAGCCCCACCACCCGCCGGGCCGAAGCCCTGTATTCGGTGCAGGGGCTCTGGTGCACCAGCTGCGCACTGGCCGTCGAGGCCCAATTGAAGCGGCTGCCCGGGATTGGCGCCGCCAGCGTGCACTACCCCAGCGCTACCCTGCTGGTGGAAGGTGAACCGGAGGCCCTCGACGAGCCCCGGCTGGCGGCTGCCGTGCGCCGTCTCGGCTACCGCCTCGGTCCCCCCGAGGCGGTCGCCGATGCCGAAGCGCGGCTCGACGCCGAGAGCCGCTATCTCACCCTGCGGCTGCTGATGGCCGTGGCCTTCGGCATGTGGACCATGCTCGCTTCGCTATTGATCTATGTCGGCGCCATGCCCAGCCCGCGACTGGAACTGGTCATGGCCTGGGTGTCCGGCGCCTTTGCGTTGCCGGTGGTCAGCTACGTGGCCTTTCCGTTCTACCGCGCCGGCTGGCGCACGGCCCGCGCACGGCGCCCCGGCATGGATGCACTGGTGTCGCTGGGCGCGCTGACGGCGGTCGGCGTCTCGCTGTGGCTGCTGTCGCGCGGCTCGGCGGAGGTCTACTTCGATACCGCCGTGATGCTGGTCACCCTGCTGCTGGTCGGGCGGCTGGTGGAAACGCTATGTCGCCACCGCGGGTTGCGTGCCTTGCAGGCGCTGCATCAACCTCCCGCCGAAGTGCAGCGCTGGGGGCGCAATGGCTGGCAGCCTTGCCCACTGGCAGCGGTGGCGGTGGGGGATCGGCTGCGCATCGAACGCGGCGAGACGCTGCCCCTGGACGGCATCCTGCAAGACGACGAGGCCCTGCTCGACCTGGCGCCGCTGACCGGCGAGAGCGCGCCGCGCCGCTGCCTGCCGGGCGATGCCGTGGCGGCCGGCTGCCGTAACTTGGGCGCTGCCCTGGTGCTCGAGGTCAGCGCCGCGATGGGCGAGTGTCGTCTGGACCGGCTGCGCGAGCAGATGTGGTGGCAGCAGGCCCGCAAGGGCGAGCTGCAGCGTCTGGCCGACCGTTTCGCCGGCTGGCTCAGCCCCCTGGCGGTGGTGCTGGCGTTGCTTACCCTGGTGGCGACCTGGCTGGCCGGCGTGCCGACCGAGGAGTCCTGGGTGAGGGCGCTATCGGTGCTGGTGGTGGCCTGCCCCTGCGCCGTAGGGCTGGCGATTCCCCTGGCCGGCCTGGCGGGTAGCGGCCAGGCGCTGGAGCGCGGTGTGGTGATGCGCGACCCGGGGGCCTTCGAGACCCTGGCACGAATCCGCAGCGCCGCCTTCGACAAGACCGGCACCCTCACCGCCGGTGAGCCGCAGGTGCAGGCCATGCACACGGTGGCCGGCCTGCCTGACGCGGAGCTGCTGGCGCTGGCTTCGGTAGCCGCACGCGGCAGCGAGCACCCGTTGGCGCGCGCCGTGCGTCGCTATGTTCAAGATGTGCAAGATATTAAAGATGCCCGAGGGGCCCAGGATGCCGGGGCGGGCGGGGAACTCGAGGTCGTGCAGGCCGAGGAGGTCGGCGGACGGGGGCGCCGGGTCTCACTTGGCGACGGACGCGAGCTGCTGCTGGGCAGCCGTGCCTGGCTCGCCGCGCAGGGCGTTGCCACCGAGCAGGCCGCCGACTCGGGAGAGAGCGAAGTGCTGCTGGCCTGCGACGGTACAGTGCTGGCCCGTTTCACCCTGGGCGAGACGGCCCTGCCCGGTACCGCCGAGACGCTGGCCGAGCTGCGCCGTCACGGCCTCGCCCTGGCGCTGATCAGCGGCGACCGGGCGCCGGCGGTGAGGCGGCTGGCGGATGCCGTGGGCATGAAAGCGGAGGAGTGCTATGCCGGGCGCAGCCCCGAGGCCAAGGCCAAGCTGCTGGCGGCCATGCCGCAGCCGTCGCTCTACGTCGGCGACGGGCTCAACGACGTGGTGGGGCTGGCCACCGCCAGCGTCGGCGTGGCGCCGCTGGGCGCCAACAGCACGGTGCAGGAGGGAGCCAGCGTGGCGCTGCTGAAGCCCGGCGTCGGCGGTGTCGAGGTGGCCTGGAGCCTGGCGCGCCGCACCCGTCGGGTGATGCGCCAGAACCTGGTGCTCTCGGGTGTCTACAACCTGCTGGCCCTGGGGCTGGCGGTGGCCATGCCGATTCCGCCCCTGGTGGCGGTACTGGCCATGGTGGCCAGCTCGCTCAGCGTGGTGGCGAATTCGGCGCGCCTGGCGTGGGGCGAAGACGAGGCGTGCGGGGCGCGAGAGGATGGCCAGCTGACGGAGAGGCTCGCTGCGGCGCCGTGA
- the cobT gene encoding nicotinate-nucleotide--dimethylbenzimidazole phosphoribosyltransferase, which yields MLADSLAAIVPVDDALAPAVQTRLDNLTKPPGSLGRLESLAIQLACLSGSAAPAVSPPGVIVFAADHGVAEEGVSAFPQEVTAQMVANFAAGGAAINVFARQVAARLEVVDVGVKGAVEGDGVIIDKVRPGTANFAREDAMSLTEAERAIEVGVRAAGRSFAAGCRCLIVGEMGIANTTASSALLAALSGRPASRLVGQGTGIAPARLAHKAEVIEGALAARGVDPSRPLELLAKLGGLEIAAMAGAYLGAAARRMPILVDGFIATVAALVACRLAPALRGYLIFGHRSCEPGHDVALELLDAEPLLDLQLRLGEGTGAALAFPLLEAACRMLSEMATFDSAGVASGDKAK from the coding sequence ATGCTCGCCGATTCCCTGGCCGCCATCGTACCGGTCGATGACGCTCTCGCCCCCGCCGTGCAGACACGCCTCGACAACCTCACCAAGCCGCCCGGCAGCCTGGGTCGTCTCGAATCGCTGGCCATCCAGCTTGCCTGCCTGAGCGGCAGTGCTGCGCCTGCGGTGAGCCCGCCCGGGGTGATCGTCTTCGCTGCCGACCATGGCGTGGCCGAGGAGGGTGTGTCGGCCTTTCCTCAGGAGGTCACCGCACAGATGGTGGCCAATTTCGCCGCTGGCGGTGCCGCCATCAACGTCTTTGCCCGGCAGGTCGCGGCTCGGCTCGAGGTCGTCGATGTCGGCGTGAAGGGGGCGGTCGAGGGCGACGGTGTGATCATCGACAAGGTGCGCCCGGGTACCGCCAACTTCGCCCGAGAGGATGCCATGAGTCTTACCGAGGCCGAGCGCGCCATCGAGGTGGGAGTCCGCGCCGCCGGGCGCAGCTTCGCCGCCGGCTGTCGCTGCCTGATCGTGGGCGAGATGGGCATTGCCAACACCACCGCCAGCAGCGCCTTGCTGGCGGCGCTGAGCGGCCGGCCGGCGAGTCGCCTGGTCGGCCAGGGCACGGGTATCGCTCCCGCGCGGCTGGCCCACAAGGCCGAGGTGATCGAAGGCGCGTTGGCGGCCCGCGGCGTGGATCCCTCTCGGCCGCTCGAACTGTTGGCCAAGCTCGGCGGGTTGGAGATCGCCGCCATGGCCGGCGCCTACCTGGGTGCGGCGGCCCGGCGCATGCCGATCCTGGTCGACGGCTTCATCGCCACGGTGGCCGCGCTGGTGGCCTGCCGGCTGGCGCCTGCACTACGCGGCTACCTGATCTTCGGCCATCGCTCCTGCGAGCCGGGCCACGACGTGGCGCTGGAACTGCTCGATGCCGAGCCGCTGCTCGATCTGCAACTGCGACTGGGCGAGGGGACCGGGGCCGCTCTGGCGTTTCCGCTATTGGAGGCCGCCTGCCGCATGCTGAGCGAGATGGCTACCTTCGATTCGGCCGGTGTGGCCTCCGGTGACAAGGCTAAATGA
- the cbiB gene encoding adenosylcobinamide-phosphate synthase CbiB → MSVEPLSLALLALLLGAIALDLLIGDPRWLPHPVAAMGRLIEVLERRWNRGAHRNRRLKGFLLTGCVVVLVYALAWSVLTLLAWLHPWLGLIGELLLLASALAIKGLRDAACAVAGPLAQGDLDAARRTVSMIVGRDTEALDEAGITRATVETVAENTVDGITAPLFWALLGGAPLALAYKAVNTLDSMVGHRSERYADFGYASAKLDDLANWVPARLTALAMWLAALALPGTRGRGALAGTRRDAPRHPSPNAGWPEAMMAYLLGVQLGGVNHYAGQVSERALMGEPHEPLRVAHIERAICHMHGAWSAFFLLMVMFVLAGRGLM, encoded by the coding sequence ATGAGCGTCGAGCCCCTGAGCCTGGCCCTGCTGGCGCTGCTGCTGGGGGCCATTGCGCTGGATCTGCTGATCGGCGACCCGCGCTGGCTTCCGCACCCGGTGGCCGCCATGGGGCGGCTGATCGAGGTGCTCGAGCGCCGCTGGAACCGCGGCGCTCACCGGAATCGTCGGCTGAAGGGCTTTCTGCTCACCGGCTGCGTGGTGGTGCTGGTCTATGCGCTGGCCTGGAGCGTGCTGACGCTGCTCGCCTGGCTGCATCCCTGGCTGGGGCTCATCGGCGAATTGCTGCTGCTGGCCAGTGCGCTGGCGATCAAGGGCCTGCGCGATGCCGCCTGCGCGGTGGCCGGCCCGTTGGCCCAAGGTGACCTCGACGCCGCGCGCCGTACGGTGTCGATGATCGTCGGGCGCGATACCGAGGCCCTCGACGAGGCGGGGATCACCCGGGCCACGGTGGAAACCGTGGCCGAGAACACGGTCGACGGCATCACCGCGCCGCTGTTCTGGGCGCTGCTCGGCGGGGCGCCCCTGGCGCTGGCCTACAAGGCAGTGAACACGCTGGACTCCATGGTCGGCCATCGCAGCGAGCGCTACGCCGACTTCGGCTACGCCTCGGCCAAGCTCGACGACCTGGCCAACTGGGTGCCGGCGCGACTGACCGCGCTGGCCATGTGGCTGGCCGCCCTGGCGCTGCCAGGGACACGCGGGCGAGGGGCACTGGCCGGCACCCGGCGCGATGCGCCGCGCCACCCCAGCCCCAACGCCGGATGGCCCGAGGCGATGATGGCGTACCTGCTCGGCGTGCAGCTCGGCGGCGTCAATCATTACGCTGGGCAGGTGTCGGAGCGGGCCCTAATGGGCGAGCCCCACGAGCCGCTGCGAGTCGCCCATATCGAGCGCGCCATATGCCATATGCACGGTGCCTGGAGCGCCTTCTTCCTGCTGATGGTGATGTTCGTGCTGGCGGGAAGGGGGCTCATGTGA